A segment of the Globicephala melas chromosome 18, mGloMel1.2, whole genome shotgun sequence genome:
ACCTCAGAGGCTTCAGGAAAGTCATGGCATCCCTGGGCTTTAGTTTCCTCGTGGCCTCATGAGTGTGTTATTGTGAGGAGCCTTCTGTGTGAATTCTAGGAAAAGCGGGGAAGAGGAGGGACGACATGGGCCGGGAAAAGGGGGAGCCAGCAAAGGCGTCCAGGTTTTGTGAATCTCTTGTCTCACTATTTGTGGTTCTATGTCCGTTTACTCTACCTCTTCTCTGTACAAATCAGATCTCCCTTTGGAAGTTTATGCTAATCAGGTTCTAAAGATAAGTAtgagttttttcttgttattgaagAGAAATGTAAGTAACTGCAGTGTGGACAAGCCCATTCTCGGGGAAGTGACTTCCAGACAATCTAGGCAGACTCCAATTCTTACTTTTCAAACAAGATGGCGCAATCTCATTATTCTTCACATTAGGTTTCAAAAGTACTATGGATTTGAATTATTAGACAGATGAAGTGAAAACAAGcccccccaaacaaaacaaaacagaaaacagctcTTCAGAAAGACTCCAATTCACTGCTCGCTGCAGTCACACACAGCAGGCGAGTCCAACTCAAGGAGAGTTATAAGGAACAGAGATTTTCTGAGTAAACGGCTCAGAAATCAGATCAGAGTCAGAACGAACAAGCTTTTCCAAAGGCACCTGCTCAAAGCAAACAGTAACTTTTCACCTGTTCACAAAGTGTGGAAAGAAATACGGGCCTCCTGTtggtcaaacacacacacacacacacacacacacacacacacaccacaccacacacacacacacacacacacacagtcattatcatcattagtataaattctaaaaattgaagaggctggaaataaaatttatccTGGAAGAATAACCATCGACAGAATTCACAATCAATGTAAAGGAGCAACAAAATTTATTGACTGAATTAAACACAACATTTCAAATGGCAGTGCTGTAGTTTCATTTTAAGAtgtttgaaagaagaaaagtgcTAATTAGTCCAAGCTTCTTACATTCATTAAAAGAGTGACTATCAAAACCAGCAACATGCACGGTGATACATATGCACGAAATGGAATTATATcaacaaatatacaaaatacccaaaataaaatatttacaggtttaaaaatataaacattggtTCATCTATCCCATTAAACCActgggaggagaaaagagaaaagacccTATTGCTATTTAGAACCCTTTttgaaaacaagtcttaaaaacATAGAGTAATTTTAGGAGACAATTTTTGATGTTTGGGGGGACTTTAACattctattataaaaataatatctataaaCCTACTAACAACTTTCCTCCTGTGCACAAAAATAATACAGCCAAAAGTTTGTCCTCAGAGACATGCCTGACTTTCAGGAAAACTAATTCTAGAAATGGAGTTTctcatttgggttttctttgtctttgttttcaaataaCCTGCAATTCCCTATATTACACTGAGATATTTCCGATAAATAACTTGGGCAAAACCTGAAGTTAGCAATGAGCCTGGTCCGTAGCTGGAGTCCGTTAAAAAATGACAGGAATTTACTTTGTCTATAACATCTAAACCATTTTCCCCGATATTCTTGGTAAAAAGATCAGATCTTCCATGTTCAGTTAAATGTATCCTGGAAGCAATGAACATGCTAGATATTATTTTGTTAGAGTTTCTCCTcctttatttagaaataactgTGCAGTGGGGGATTTGTGGTTTGTAAGGTAGTTATTTGAGGAAGTTTATGAATTCCTCCAGGCTCCCTGGGTCCATTTCATCTTATGACATGATAACAAGTATTTCCTGTGTGTCACTTCAAGACCCTTGTATAATCTGACCagatatttttagtattttcttttttagtgtattAGTCATCCAGATAGGGATCTGAGAAAGTTTATTATGCCTCTAATAACCAATGACCTAGgctgtattttattaaaaatctatcTTCTCACATAAAGCAGAAAGTTACTCTACCCAATTACTGAATAATTTCCAAAAATAACCCCAGTTTACAATTCAACACAATGATCATCTGTGACTGAATTCTTTCACTGCTTCTCATTAAAAAAGCATTTCATCAAGCGTGGGTAGCCCGTATATGAATAAAACGCTTTTGTAGGTTTTTATTATTGACAAAGCAGTCATCAGATTATAAAATCTGTATGCAGACCTGCTAGCATGTAATAATGGGTGACTATGGCCCAAATTTTTGACTGGTcaggtgtggaaaaaaaaaaaaaaccctgctagcTCTGAGATCTACCTTTCAGGCTTGCAGGTACAAAAGgcatcaaataatttttttaaaaaagcaagttcaCTTTTAACTGAAATAGTTGTCACTTTAATGGTATCCACCATCATAAAAATCTGGTTTGGTTCTTGCGGTTCAGAATTTTGATCAGTTTCCTACTAAATCATACAAAAATTGAATCACATGGCTAAAAAAAAGGTTTATAATTAAAGCACAAGCAGGAGAGTTAGATTTCTGGTTCATATTCCGTCCACTGCTTGCTAAATGGGTGGCTTCGGACAAGGTATTCTACCTTTTcgttattttcttcctctgtagaACAAAGCCGAGCCCCACCTCGCCTGGCTCTCGTGGACAGACTGTCAAAGAAAACAGGGCATCATCCCAGCTCGCAGTAAACACACAGCATAGGTTAGGCTAGTTCACTTAAATATAAAGTACTCAAATTCACAGTGACTGACTTATAGGTGTGCAAAAAATattagctgaatgaatgaatgaatcagaaaaTCTAGGCCAGGATTCAATGGTCGGAGACAGAACATGGGATGCACTACTTTCCAAAGAGCCAGGAGCTTGTCTCTGCAGTTCAGAACTGTGTCAAGGCGAGGCGTCACGGAGCCAGCTACTATCTCAACAAACAACCCGGGACACCCAGAACCAGCTTGGGCTGGGCTTAAGGTAGACAAACAAGTGAAACGTGCTCGACTTGACTGAAATCCTATCAGGGCAGAGGTATCATCATGACAACAGAAGAGATGTCTGTCTACACTTTTGAAGTTAATCCTCAAAAGGCAGGCTCCCTCCAAAGCAAGGCAGACTGTTTGCCTCTGGAACCCAGCAGCAGCCTTCCCCCGGGATGATGTGAGTACCAGCGTCTCAGACACAAAACCAATTCTCAGCTGCGGGACAGGGGGTGGCTTTTTTCTATTGAAAGTGAGCTGGTGATGAGATTTAGCAGCTCTTAGCTCCTGTATGACTGTAAGTCACTAAAGAGTGTCTATCCCTGTCCtaggtgaagagagagagagagatggatggatgcatggatggaatGAATGGGGGAGAAACAAACCAAAAGGATGAATTAAATATGCTCTGTGAGGGAGACAGTATTACCTAACCCACATGGCTGTGAGAGGGCtaggtaaatatttgttaaactccTGGAAGGGGCTGACACGTAGTAAGCACTCAACACACGTTAATCCTTGTTGTAATTACTATTCCTACTCTTAGAGGAATTTGTGTGACTTAATCTACACCACCCTTGTTCAGTCTCACCCCACCCTGCTCCACCCCACAGACTATcagcaaaaaatacaaaataaaagtaggtaaaataaaataaaggtgtttttaatgaatattagGAATGTCTGATTACAGTACAGCTACTTGTGAGCTCCAAACTGAACGGGTTTTTATTAAGCATGAGATCCAGTGTATGCCCTGTGAATATGTGTTGCGCTGAATTAAAGTAAGTATCAGTCATGAAATGTGCCCagttgcagttctggaggcttagTGGCTATTTTAACCTTTTGTTTTGCAGCTTGAGAAGGAGCTGCTTTCCATAATCATGAAACAACCATTCTGAATCAGTCCTTAGAAGCATTATCTGCAGGGAGATAACATCTTTCCTTGTAAGTGGCTATTGTTACAACGGAAGAACTGTCTCATCTCCGTGGTCATCACAGTGAAAAGGCTGTAAGAAGCCATCCAGCACGGCCATCAGAGAACCTTCAGAGCAGCATGGGGTCGCGGAACGGGCGCCTGCCCCGAGGAGGGACCACATGGCCACGGCACCTGACACTGTTACAGCCTCCTCTCTTCACCAAGTGAATGCCAGCCTCTGGCTTTCCCACCTGAGAAACCAAGCTGCCATGCTAGCCTTTGGCTCCTGAACTGCTTTATAAACGATCGTGCGTGGAGAATTGAAAATTCCTGAATAAGAACTGTGTTGTTCATCCCTCGGTCTGCCTggccagggagagggaaatgggcTTGGGCCGGGTATTTGGGTTTCTCCTCTTATTTCATTCAGGTACTTCTAATGGGCCGTCCTCAGTGGTGGAAAATAAGAGGCAACTGTGGTTCTTTTTCCATATGTTTAAGGGCATAAACTTCTTGGATTAATTCCTTAACAGTGATAGGGGAGCTAAGTGCGAGCGAATGTAGAAGCCAAGCACGGGGGGCCGCGCCCAGATAGTCCTAATTCAGGAGAGAAATCAGGAACGACTATAAACGGGGACTGAGTTCCACTGTACGAACGTCAAAACAGGCAAACGTCCTGAGCAGCGTCCCAGTACTGCTACCTGAGGGCACCAGGCAAACGTGATGGACACCGAGGGAGAAGACAGCATACGCTCACTAAAAGATCTCTTCATACACAGTTAACAGTAAAAGGTTGCTGAAAATCCCTCTGACAAAGACGTAAATAACGAAAACTTGGCAAGTCCAGCCAAAGGCGTCTTGGTCCCTAACGCCACCTTTTTACCTTGACAACTGTGTAGGCAAAGGGTTACATGAATATTCATGGGAGTGCCAATACCTGAACACTGCTTctgagatgaatgaataaaccctTAGACTCCTAAGTCATCACTTCCATAGATCTCACACACTTTGTATTTAAATAGGCAGATGATTTGTGGGAAATGGAGCTAAAGGAAGTCCTTAACAGTCTACATTCCATTGCTGTTATTAGGTGAAATAACACAAATCTATTTCCTCTTGCGATTACTCAAAATGCTATAGGGCTAATGGAAGCATGAAAGCATTAGTACTGAAGCACAGTGGCCCAAGTAACACTGCCCAGGTAACGCAGACACTGAAGCCAGGCTGTCTCTGCGCAGGGCTATTGAGCTGACTGACAAATTCAGGGCCAACAGTCGATGTGACTTTTTCCTATAGAATTTGGCCAACTCTGACTAAAGGGACTTAATCAACCAAGTATCTCAGAAACACAGATACACAGGAAAGGTGTCACCAGCACCACATCCAATCCTTTccttaaaaaatcagtaaatatggCCAAATTAGACAATGCattaatattgggttggccaaaaagtaacatcttacggaaaaacctgaacaaactttttggccaacccataaCAATTGGAATGTAAATCCATTAAAATCCTAGGAAACAATCTCCAGGAACATGAATGAGAGAAAGTAGCCCTTGGTACAAAAAGGCAACTACCATCCCCTGTCTGCGGTTGGAAAAGGTTAAGACACACCTCCCTGTACTGGTCTTGATTTCCCATCAAGTGATTGAGGCCATTTAATTCATTGCCTGAATCCTTCATTTGACTGGTGTGGGTGGAATTCTTAGAGatagagttaaaaaaacaaaacaaacaaacaaaaaaaaaccatggaaaatatatggaaaaaagaacaaaaaagaaaacagtttaaatCTTGCATAAGTGGTTCACTGACAGGCAGggggaaaataaagcaaatgctgCTGACATTTTCCTTTACTTATAAAAACAAGACACAGCACAGTGGGGTAAATGCAGAAGTAAGTCCCAAAACTGTGAGTGAAAGCAAAAATACTTTGTTCCAGTGCTTACAAAATAGATAAGTAGGTTGCCTTTACTATTACAATATCCTCATGAGTCCTTCAGGGCCTCCTACCGTCCCTGTGCGATTGAACAAGTGAACAGATACAACTCTGTCATGGATTCATGCAGGGGAGACCCTCCTAACCCCTGCAAGAAGATgcacaggaagaaaataaagatcctTTGTCTTACAGCTAGGAATAAAATGTATGTTCTTCCCATTCACCGGGGGGAAATGAATGTATCTGGAGTCTAAGTAGTACTACCAGCGTTGAATCATATTCAAATCCCTTTCTCAAGACAGAACTAATTTCTAAAACATCTCCAAGCGTACGGTGAACGCCTTTGTCTGTTAGTTGCACACAGCTGAGTGCATGAGCACGTGTGAGTGTGAGCCGCTTTATGAATTCTTGGTGGTGTATTCAGAGTGCTTCAGGCTATGTCTGCCTATCAGACCTCGTCTACAGACATaaggaaattaaatattaaaacactaCTTTAAAATCACATTAAGGATCTGACATGACACAATAAAAGCCAGTAATCTGAATAATAAAGAGATTTAGCCAATCTCTACCACCTCTTCTAATTGAATCACTGCATATTTAAAACGGGGAACAACCTGCTTTGTGCTACTGGCCCGGATCTGTATTCCTCTGACATCTGTTTATTTTGTTACTCCtttcatattattaaaataagctTTCATATACTTAacttgcctttttctttcctttataaaacagaaaacgaACTTAAAAAACGGGTACTACCAGTTCATTACTCAGGGAATCTCTCTGGAAAATGACAGTTAGAGAGAAGTGTGCGTGTCTCTTACGTGTGTGTATTTTCACTTGAATATGTGTAATCTTCCCGATACTGTGAATCACCTCCTAGTAGAAGCTCTGGTCTTTTGATTAAATACACtcaaatacatttcaaagagGATATTCTATAATCATTAGCCCCTAAGAGCATTCTAGGAACGGCTTCAGTTTATCATTCAAACTATCGAGGCATATGGTAATGctttctgaaataaatatttcatctaaaataatagaaaacacaCATATAAGTCAAccacttttcaaaaataatcttGGCACACAATGTTTATGATACATAAGCTTCCCAGTGTCATATTCTGAACATATGTGGCTCAGTCCTAAGTCTATATAGCAGACGTCAAATGACAGGAGAAACtacattttctattgtttttctttatgtgttCCTCGTTTTGGACTCCCCATACTGAGAAACGGTTGAATCCAAAATTGTTATAACCAAGGTAAAATCTCTGAAAACCAGGGTCTGGGGTGAGAAACAGACTCTTAACCCAAGACAACGCAGAACCATTCCTTTGGGACATCAACACAATAGAGTTTTTTTTCCTGCACTGAAAGCCAGAGAAcccacataaaacaaaaacagaattgcTTCCGCTTAGAGTACATAAAAGACCACCAATGGTTTGGGAACGGTTATCGTGTCTAGCTATGAAACCAGATTTTAAACTCGAGGTTAGTGACAGATTATAAAAGGTTGACAGCTGGATAATCTGTAAAATATGCATCATGTACACATGAAAAGGTTACAGTTTATAAACGCTAAAACACTGTGTCTGTTGGCGTTTAGTGCAATCTTTTCCTGATCTTGATCTCTGCActgggtggaaaaaaaaaaagggagggaaacCTGCTCtgctgagcttttttttttttctctccaaacaAATGATCTAAATAAACCCACCAAATCCAAACTCTCCTTGATCGTCCTAGTGGTAGATAAATACCTATTTGCATACCTAGCAACTGAAAGTACCGGGGGTTTCTGCCAATCAGCGATGCTTCCGCTCATCAGGTAAATTATCTGACTCAGCTTTGTAGATGTTTTCCACACAGTGATACAGCAaagggtcctttttttttttttttttcctggaaaggaaaaggaaaagaaggaaggaaagtgtcAGGAAGAGGAGGGCTCCTCTGATTCTCCCCATGGTTCCTGCAGGCCTGCTGGACACCGGCACAGCCAAACATCATGGCGTGACGCTTCCTTAGATTGGGTTAAGTTCTGTTTTCTGCAAAGGCAAGTAAAGGTGACTTCTTAGCGTTCAgtgcattaaagaaaaaagaaagaaagaaaaaaaagatttttaaaaaggtaaaaaagaaaaaaaaagtgcttgaaAATAATTCTCAGGGACTTATCTGGAGGGGAAATCCCGCGTGTGGCATCCCCTGCCTGGTGTATCCTGCCCCTGCTGGCGACACAAAGACCTCCTTGGTCCAGGCTCGGAGCAGGGACGGTCCGAAAGGCCTTTCTTTGAGGGGTGCAAAACTTGCTGCAGTGGTTTCCGAGGAGAGTTGTGTTCCTCGACAAGCGGCCCCTCCACCTCGGCCTCGGAGACCTCACAACTTTTTGGCACTGTCGTGGCACGCCGCGGCCCGGAGGGTGGTCCCGGCCAAGCCCCGGCTGCTGACCCGGCGGACCAGCACCTTGGACACCGGGATTTTGGTTCTGGGTAGCTCGCTCCTGGTTGGTTGCTGGTGCACCACCGCGTGGCTGGGTGGAAGGTTCGCGAGGTGCTTGATGCTGATCGGGATCTTGGAGTCCTTCAGCAAGCTCCCCGGCGTTCGCAGGGCACAGGTGACGGTGACCGGAGACACGGGCTTTAACCGGGACGAGCAGGACGTGTCCTCGGCGGCGGCGGGCAGGGCCGCGGGGCTTCCATCGGGCTCGGCGTAGAGGTCGTAGAGCGCGTCACCGCTGTCGCTGTCCCGGGGGAGGCCCGCCTTCCTCACGCCGCCGCCCGAGCCGTCCTCCCGcggcccgggggtgggggagtcCCAGTAGCCCTCGTCGCTGTTGGGGACGCCTTCCTGCGGCTCCTCGTCCGGGTGCTTGGGCTCCTCCTTCGGCTGGAGCTCCGTGGGGAGCCGGTGCAGCCTCCGGCGCTTGACCGAGGACGCGTCCTTGGCCCCCTCGGCCCGTCTGGCGTCCTTGGGGGTCTCGGGGGCCACCTGCGCTtcgggcgccgccgccgccgccggggccGCCCCCTGCTGGGGCCCCGGGCCCTGGTCCTCGGTCTGGGAGAGCATGTCCCAGAACTCCTGCAGGTACGAGTCGTCCGCCTCGGCCGGGCTCGCCATCTCCTCCCCGCCTCCCTGGTAGGCCACCACGCCGGGGGGCTTTTGGGCGGGGCCCGGCTGGCCCGGCGCGGGGGCATGCCTGGCACAGCTGGGCCCTGCCTCGTCCTCGGGGTCTGCGATAATATCTCCGCAGCCTGTAAGAGAGTCAAAGCTTTTCAGTGAAGTCACGTCAGAGAACATCAGACAAATACGATCGGCCGATGGGTCGGAGGGTGGATCGGCCGAAGAAGGGTCGGGGGCGGCGGGCGCGCGTCCGCCTTCGGAGTCGGGCCGGGGCGCAGTCTCGGCCGGCGCGGCCCCGGGCCCCGCGGCGTCCTCGGCCGGCCGGCCCTCCCCGGCGCGCGGCTCGGGCTCGGGCTCGGGGGGCGCGCGGGGCCGCTCGGCGCGCCCGGGTCCCGCGGCGCCCTCTCCCGGGGCGCAGGCCGGCTCCGGCTCCCCCGCCGCGGGCTCACCTGCTGGCTCCGGCTCGCGCGCGGCCGCGGGCGCCTCCTCCTTGACGCACTCCAGGCTGGCGGTGAGCGAGCCCGGCCGCGCCAGGCTGCCCTGGGCCCCCGCGCGCCCGGCCGGCGCCGCATCCTTGGGCCGCCGGTCCTTCCTGCGCCAGCGCACGCCGCCCAGAAGCCCCCGCAGCCCCCGCTTTTGTCTGCCGCCGGCCTTGCCCGCGTCGGCCTGCTCCGCCCCGCCGCTCTCGGGCCGCCCGTTCTTCCGCAGGAGCGAGAAGAAGCTGTGCGACTTGGCCACCGAGCCGCCGGCCGCCGGGCCCGCGCCGCCCGGGGCCGCCCGGGGGGCCGCAGGGCCCGGCCGCGCCCCGTCCCCGCCGCCCGCGCGCGGCTCCTCGCGGCGGCCGCCCTCCAGCGCCAGAGCCTCGGCCAGCCCGTCGTGCGTCCGGCTGCGCACCAGCCCCGCGGGCCCCGCGCCCTTCCCGTCCCCTTTGTTTTTGACCCCGAAGATGCTAGGCATCGCGCCGCCCGGCTTCCTCTTCTTGAACAGTTTGAAGGCGGCTCTGTTAATCTTGCCCGACGGCGGCTCGGCGGCCGGCGGCTCGGCGGCGCGATCACAATGCAAGTCCATGTCTGCCGCGAGGGTCCCGGCCGCGGCCCGCGCCTTCCTCCGGCGGCCCCCCGCGGCCGCGCGCCCGCCGCTGACAGCCGCGCCGCGCCCGCCCGTCTCCATGGCGACGCAGCAGCCTGGCGTCAGCGCGGCCGCGCCAGCCCGCTGTCAGCCGCGCTCTAAATCAACCCgagccgcgccgccgccgccgccgcgggagGAGCGCGCAGAAAAGACCATCTCCCCTCCCGCCGGGGCTTATATAACGCCCTAACCCACTTCGCGTCCGGCTCGGCTTTGTGCTGCAGCTCTTCTGCGGCGAGAGCGGGCGGCGGAGCCTCCTCGAGCTGATTGCAGAAATTAGAGCCGTAATCTTGCAATACAAATTCCATCCAGTCTCACCCACCTTCAGATTCCTCCTCCTGATCGCTCTTTTCAGAAGCCCAATCGTGGATCGCAAAATGCCCCCGACTGGACAAAGAAATCCAACCCAACACAAAACACTGATTTCTCTAACCACCGGCCCCGGACTTCATGACTCTTCATGCCTTTCCCACGCCCTGCATGTCCGTTTTTATCATTTGGGTACCAATCCCGGCGGGCACGGAGGATGTCTGTTTACATCTGTCTTGTCCAGGGCTGAGCACAGCCTCCGGGTCGATGGGGAACCTGGATCACTGAGGTTCAGATTCTTGCTACAAAAGCATCGGCCATCAGTCAGATACCAGTCAGCAACTCTGCAATGAAAGTGCAAGTTCCCTGGGGTGGAAGTTGACTGGTCCTTTGGGACAACCTTGGCTTTTATCCCAGACTCCAGCTACTGGGGCTGAGGTCACAGAAGACACCACCCAGTCTGACCGAGCTGAGGACGGAGGGCCCGGTTTGAGGTCCACTCCACAGGTGGTCCTTGGAGTCCAGGGTCTACCCTCTCCTTTTCCATCCAGCGGGACACATGCGTTACTCCTGCCCCTGCTGCTGCAAGCCCCGTTCACCACCTCCCAGGACTGTCCTGCAGTCCTCTCCCCTGTGGGGCAAGGAGAAGCCTGGCAGTGTCCCTGAGTGCCACTTGGTCTGGCTGCTCGGTCTGGGAAAAAGGAAATCTTGTCCCAGGGAACAGCCCCATGCGGGGATCTCTGCTATGTTTTGACTTTGAAAGTGGCTGCCAATTTGGAGAAGCTGTGCCTACACATAATCTATGtttcatattatttaataatacGTAATAAATACGTAATAATAGTAGTTATTACACAGTATTTATtgttattcattaaatattactTAATAACACGTGGTatttacatatacacaaatatccaTCTTTCCCCTAATCATCTTGAGCTTTGTTTTTTGTGCACTACTCAGAAGCCTCAGAAACCCCAACCCCATGGACTGAACTTGGAGTGTTCATAATAATGGTCCATAATAACATATGGACCATTGCAGCTTCTGTAGCGTGGAACACGGTGTGAATTTAGGCCTTGGGGTTACTAGTTGTATAGTTGCCCTCTTCTGTTGATTTCGATCAAAGACActcttttaaaattgagaaatcaGAGTTTGGATTCAGGAAAGGGTTTTCTTCCCAGCTCTCTCCCACTATTTGCATGCATCTCTGCCAGGACAGACTGCAAAGCTGAGACCAGACAGACTTTTCCCAGTTCGAACTGACCACTTGCCCTGATGAGCCAGAGTCCTCATTGCCATAGGGAGAAAATAGGTATGAAGCACCATAAAGAGAAACCCATTTGTTATTTCTTCACAGCCTCTTGGGGGACATTGAAAACCTCTCAATTCTTTTACACACACCATGCAATTGCTTAGCTACGTGGGTTACTACAGAACTGTAGTAACCCTGGGGTGGAAGGCTAAATGAACTCTTTCATAAACTCTTGCAGGGTCTGAAAGAGCTGATGACTGGAATCAGAAGGAAATGAAGTGGTCTATAGAaactctccccttccccatccctgagCCTGAGATTTGGGAGAAGGTGGACCTGCTTTTCCACTGGAGACCTCTGATCTCACAGGACGGACCGAATGAGTCTCATTTACGTGAGAATCCTTGGGACCCCAGGAAGAAGTCTGGCCAGGACTTTGGGATGGACATCATTCCTTTAGGACACAGAACCTAACTCAAAGAGAAAGGGACAAAGCAGTCTTCAGCCTAGGGCAGGTGCCCTGGTGGTCCTGAGGGAGCCCGCATGCAGGAAGCCCGCATCACAGGGAGCCCGCATGCAGGAAGCATCTAAGGGCCCCGGGGAAGGTGAGCTTTAGAAGCTGTGGTGTGGGTGGGGACCCGCAGATGTCCTCCAGCCCAAGGGCCTGGTTACGGGGAccaagagagaaaagagggaggcCAGCTTACAAGGACTTCACCAAAAGGACCGACAGATGGGGAGACCCTCCGGCCACTCGGGAGGGTGATGGTTAGGGTCCAATCATGCTGGTGGGTGGCAGACTGAAGTCAAGGCCATTGTCATGAATCCCTGCAAAGGCTTCTCACACCTTACATTGCTCTTCACAGGCAAG
Coding sequences within it:
- the AMER2 gene encoding APC membrane recruitment protein 2, which encodes MDLHCDRAAEPPAAEPPSGKINRAAFKLFKKRKPGGAMPSIFGVKNKGDGKGAGPAGLVRSRTHDGLAEALALEGGRREEPRAGGGDGARPGPAAPRAAPGGAGPAAGGSVAKSHSFFSLLRKNGRPESGGAEQADAGKAGGRQKRGLRGLLGGVRWRRKDRRPKDAAPAGRAGAQGSLARPGSLTASLECVKEEAPAAAREPEPAGEPAAGEPEPACAPGEGAAGPGRAERPRAPPEPEPEPRAGEGRPAEDAAGPGAAPAETAPRPDSEGGRAPAAPDPSSADPPSDPSADRICLMFSDVTSLKSFDSLTGCGDIIADPEDEAGPSCARHAPAPGQPGPAQKPPGVVAYQGGGEEMASPAEADDSYLQEFWDMLSQTEDQGPGPQQGAAPAAAAAPEAQVAPETPKDARRAEGAKDASSVKRRRLHRLPTELQPKEEPKHPDEEPQEGVPNSDEGYWDSPTPGPREDGSGGGVRKAGLPRDSDSGDALYDLYAEPDGSPAALPAAAEDTSCSSRLKPVSPVTVTCALRTPGSLLKDSKIPISIKHLANLPPSHAVVHQQPTRSELPRTKIPVSKVLVRRVSSRGLAGTTLRAAACHDSAKKL